The proteins below come from a single Candidatus Aenigmatarchaeota archaeon genomic window:
- a CDS encoding 30S ribosomal protein S27ae has product MAKKEKKNPSKSKHKLVKKSSFYKVEGEKVVRSREFCPKCGPGVFMGKRKLADGKIRHYCGKCFMTIEKKE; this is encoded by the coding sequence ATGGCAAAGAAAGAGAAGAAGAACCCGTCAAAGTCCAAGCACAAGCTTGTAAAGAAGAGTTCCTTCTATAAGGTGGAAGGCGAAAAAGTGGTCCGGAGCAGGGAATTCTGCCCAAAATGCGGCCCTGGTGTCTTTATGGGCAAAAGGAAGCTTGCTGACGGCAAAATCAGGCACTACTGCGGAAAGTGCTTTATGACGATTGAGAAAAAAGAGTGA